The window CCTGTTGTGCGGCGGGAGGCCCTCACGCGGGCCGTGCGCCTGTACGCGGCCATGAACGCACACCCGCGTTCGCTGACGCTGCTCGAGGAGTACCCCGAGGCATTCGAGGATCCGGAGGGGCTTTGCAAGGAGGTCGAGGCGCACTGGCTGGACATTGTCCGAAAGTCCTCGTCCCTCACCACGCAGGTGACGCTGTACGGGTATGAGGTCTATCCGGGCGGCGACCCGCTGGCCGTTCGCATGCCATGGGCGCTCTCGGACGAGGCGCTGGCGTCCGCCCGCGAACGCCTGGCCGCCGTCCTCGCCGCCGCCCAGGCGGCAGAGGAACCACAGGAGGAATGACGCGCGGCGGCGATCCACTGGCTCCGCAGATGACGCAGATTACGGAGGACCGGCTGTCACGAAGGGCTGACACAGGCCGCGGGGCCGGCCGTAGCGGCGGGGCTTGCCCGCCGCCGGCGGGGCGGCTGTGCTACATACGGCCGACGACGACGGCGGCAATCCGGTGTGGCACAGTCGCCCTCGACTGTGTGCTCTGCGCAGCAGACCGGCCCTTCGCCTCCCGCCGCGCGACCGGTCGCCGCGGCGGGCGGGCCTCACGGAACGGATTACAGCGGGGGGGTGCCCTGCGGGCGCGCGGCTGTGCCACATACGGCCGGCGGCGGCGGCGCGAATCCGGCGTGGCGCAGAAGCCCGCCCCCCGAATGGGTAGCGCGGGCGTCTGGTCCGGGGTCACCTATTGAGGGCGGGCGGTGCTGCCCCATGGTTGGCGGGGCGTGTGCCGTCGTGCGCGCTTCCGGAATCCTGCGCGGAACCCGATGCCCGCAGCGTGGCATCTGGTGCCTGCGATGCATTTGACTGTCCCGAGTGGGCGGATCATATTGGCCGTGGCGGGGGTCCGTCCGGCGTCGGGCCGGCCGCTGCGGAGCCGTCACGACGCATCCGGGCCATGGTGGACTGACACGGACGCCGCTGCGTCCGAGGAGATGCCGAACGTTGCCGCACGAGGCCGACACAGCACAGGCGCATGGGCTTGCCTGGAGGATCGTGCCGGGGTTCGCCCCGACGCTGTCCCGGGTCGACCTGGAGAGGGCGCGCCGTCCGGATGCGCTCTCTGCACAGGAACGGGTGAAGGACAACACCGTCCGCAGCGTTGTGCGGCTGCCCGATCCCGATCGGCCGGATGGCCCGGGACTCTACGTGAAACGCTACAAGTTCCGCAGCCGGACCGAGCGGCTCAGGCACCTGCTGCTGCCGACCAAGCCGCACGTCGAATGGCGCGCCTGCCGCCTGCTGCGCCGCGCCGGCATCCCGACGTGCGACGTGCTGGCCATCGCCGTGCGCCGCCGGCACGGGCTGCCGCAGGAGGGCTTCCTCATCAGCCGTGAGGTGGCCGATGCCGTCAGCCTGGCGGCGTACCTGCGCACCCGGCCCCCGGCCGCACCGGAGGCCGACGAACTCGTGGCCGAGCTGGCAGACATCACCGTGCGGCTGGCCCGCGCCGGCCTCTATCACGACGATTATCATACCGGCAATCTGCTGATCCGGCCGGCGGCGCCGCCGGGCGAACGCCTGTTCGTCGTCGATCAGCACAGCATCCACCGGCGCCGCCCCACGCCCCGGCGGATGCTGGACATGCTGTCCATGCTGACGCGGTCGTCGGGCCTGCCCGGGGCCTCGGCCGAGGACGCCCGCCCCCTGCTGCGAGCGGTCGTGCACCGATGGACGGGGCAGTCGGAACCGCCGGAGGGGCTGGTGGACGGCTGGGCGGGGGGCCTGAGCCGCATCCAACGGCGCCAGCACCGCACTCACATGCGCAGCCGCACGCGCCGCTGCTTGAAGGAGAGTTCGCTGTTCACGACCGACAGGGCGGATGGCTTCGGCATCCACCGGCGTCGCGACTTCGACCTGCAGGCCGTCCTGGACGCCGTCCGGCGCCACGGGGAGGCGGTGCGGGGCGCGCGGCCCGACGCACGGGTGCAGCGCACGGGGCGTCGCACGGAGGTGACCATCGTGCCCGGCGACCGCGTCCCGCCCTTCGACGTCAGCCGGCCGGCCGCTCCCGAGTTGCGGCGGCAGGGTCCTGTCTGCGTGAAGTCGTTCCGTCGCGATTCGCTGGGCGAGCGTCTGAAGGACGCCGGACGCCTGCGCGGCCGCGCCCGCGCCATGTGGGTGGCGGCACGGGGCTTCGCCGTCCGCGGCATCCCGTCGGTGCGCCCGCTGGCGTTGCTGGAAAGCCGCTACGCGCTGTCGGGCGCGCCCGACTACGTGGTGATGGAGGCGCCGGACGCAGACGGCACGCTCTGCGAGCTGGCCGCCTCGGAGGCGCTCGACGCGGCGGCCCGCCGTCGGCTGAGCGAGGCCGTCGCCGGGCTGCTCAACCGGCTCGCGGACGAGGAGGTCTACCATCGCGACACGAAGCCGACCAACGTCCTGGTCCGGCGGGAGGGCAACGGCTTCCGGCTGTGGCTGGTGGATCTGGACCGGGTCCGGTTCGATCGGCCGCTGACACACGGGCTGTGGGTGAAATGCCTGGCACGGCTCAATGCCGGGATTCCGGGCCGCGTCGGGCTCCTGGACAGGATGCGCTGCCTGCGCCTGTGCGGTCGCGGGCGGTGGGCGGCCGCCGAACGGCTGAGCATCGCGCGCGAGGTCTACGCCCTCTCGCTCACGCGCAGCGTCGCCTGGAAGACGTAGCAGCGGCGCTTACCGCCGGTCGAGCCCGTAGATGCGGCGGGGATTCTCGTAGAGCCAGGCGCGGCAGACGTCCACCGCGCGAGACTCGGTCATCTGGCCGCGCGCGATGCGCACGGCGAGCGCTCGGGCGATGTTCTCACGAGCCATCACGAGCGCCCCGTAGGCCTTCTCCGGCCCGCAGGAGTAATCGCCCCCGAAGCCGATGATCTTGTTCACGGGCACCAGGTCCAGCCACTCGTTCAGCATGTTCTCGGTCATGTAGGGCGATATCTGGTGGGCCCAGACCAGGTTCAGGTGCGCGTTCGGGTACTGGTTGCCGATGACGGCCATCTCGCGCACCCACGGGATGCCGGCGTGGTAGAGATCGAACTGCGTGCGCCGGCAGCGCAGCAGCAAGGGCACCACGTTCATCGGATTCTTGTCAGCGAAGCCCTGCCAGCAGCACCAGTTCAGCCCGCAATGGACGGCCGCCACCAGTTCGTGATCCGGCAGCTTCTCCATCGACTTCAGGTTGAGCCACGCGCTGAACCTCGCGGCCTCGGCATCGGTAGCCGATCCATCGCGTACCTTGCGGAACAGCGCACCGGACTCCTCGCGGCCCAGCTCGTCCGCCGGCAGGCTGGCGGCGTACTTCACGCCGACACACCCCTCGCGGACAACCTGCGCGAGCCAGAAGTCCAGCCACTCGCCCAGGTCTTTGAAATCGCCGCCGTTCCGCTCCTTCCAGCGCCGGTAGACTCCGCACAGATCGCGTGCGACCGTCCATCGGAAGTCCATGAAGCCGCGGTGCACGCGCACGCAGAAGCCGCCGGGCCCATCGTCCCACCCGCCCTGGTTCAGGACGCGCTCGATTCCGCACCGGCCCTTGAGGATACGGTCGTACAGGCCCGTGGTGTTGGCGGCCCGGATGCGCTCGGAGAGGTCGGCGTAGGTATCGTCGTTGATCTCATCGACGCCGAACAGGTCGCGGGCAGCGATCTGAGCGGCGCGCGCGTAGCCCGTGTCCTGCACGGCCGCGAGGTACGGACGGAACATCGCCCAGCGCTCGTCCTGCGGACGCGAAGTGTCCTTGAGCAGTTCACGCGCGCCAGCCAGGCCGGCGGTCTCGACGTTCGTGAGCGAGTAATGGGCGTAGAGGCGCGTGAACACGTCGGCCTTCTGCGAGGTCAGCTCCCGCTCGGGCGGCAGGTGCTCGTGGGCGTCGATGACGGACATCCGGGCCATCTCGGCGATCAGTCCCTGTACGATCGATTCCATCGCGTTGGTTCTCCGGAGGAGAGCAGGGCGGCCGATGCCCATTTTCAGGAGGACGGCGGCGGCTTTCAAGCGCCGGACGCGGTGCGTGCGGGGGCGCGGCTGCTTGCATTCGAAGGGCGGGCCGGTAAGATTGTTCTGAGGGCACGGTGGGCAGACGAGCGCCGATCCGTCAACTGAGGAAAGGCCCATGGAACAGAAGGGACGAGTCGTCGGCGTACGGGGCTCGGTCGTCGAGATCGAGTTCGCCGACGGCCTTCCGACGATCAACGACGCCGTGCACGTCGACGGGCCCCTGGGCCGCGTCGTCGTGGAGGTGCAGCAGCACGTGTCTCTGACGCGGGTGCGGGGCATCGCCATGAGTTCCACGGCGGGGCTCTCCCGGGGGATCGAGGCGACGGCCACGGGCCGCCCGATCACGGTGGCCGTGGGAGACGCCACGCTGGGGCGGATGATCAACGTGCTGGGCGCGCCGATCGACGACGGCGCGCCGATCGACGACGGCGCGCCGATCGGGGAGGGCGATCGCCGGCCGATCCACGCGCGAGGGCCGTCCGTGTCCGAGCAGCGCACCGAATCGGAGGTGTTCTCGACCGGCATGAAGGTCATCGACCTGCTGGCGCCCCTGTCGAAGGGTGGCAAGGCCGGCATGTTCGGCGGGGCGGGCGTCGGCAAGACTGTGCTGATCATGGAGTTGATCCGCAACACCGTCGAGGCGTACTCCGGCATCGCGGTGTTTGCGGGCGTCGGCGAGCGGTCGCGCGAGGGGTACGAGCTGTACCACGAGATGTCCGAGGCCGGCGTGCTGGGCAAGACGGTCCTCGTGTTCGGGCAGATGAACGAGCCGCCCGGCGCGCGCTTCCGGGTGGCGTTCACGGCGATGACGGTGGCCGAGAGCTTCCGGGACGATCAGGGCCTGGACGTGCTTCTGCTTGTGGACAACGTGTTCCGGTACGTGCAGGCGGGCTCGGAGATATCGGGCCTGCTCGGGCGGCTGCCGTCGCGCGTGGGCTACCAGCCGACCTTGAGCACCGAGATGGCGGCGCTCCAGGAACGCATCGCCTCGACGCATCGCGGCTCGATCACGAGCATCCAGGCCGTGTACGTGCCGGCCGACGACCTGACGGACCCGGCCGCCGCCGAGACGTTCTCGCACCTGGACGCCTCGATCACGCTCAGCCGCGACATGGCCAGCGAGGGCCTCTACCCGGCCGTCGACCCGCTCGACTCCTCCAGCAAGCTCCTGAGCCCCGAGGTCGTCGGCGAACGCCACTACCGCATCGCCCGTGCCGTGCGCGAGACCATCGCCCACTACCGCAGCCTGAAGGACATCATCAGCATGCTGGGCCTGGAGGAACTCTCGGCCGACGACCAGCGCGTCGTGCACCGTGCGCGCCGGCTGTCCCGGTTCCTGACGCAGCCGTTCTTCGTCACCGAGCAGTTCACGGGCCGGCCGGGCAAGCGCGTGGAGATCGAAGAGACCCTGGCCGGATGCGAGGCGATCCTGGACGGGGAGTTTGACGACGCGCCCGAATCGGCGCTCTACATGATCGGCGGCGCCGACGAAGCACGCGCCGCCGCCCGCCGCGGGGAGGACGGATGAAGCTCCGGGTCTTCACCCCGACCGAGATCGTGCTCGAAGAGGACGTGGTCCACGTGACCGTCGAGGACCCGACCGGCTCGATCGGGATCCGGCCGGGCCATGCGCCGCTGGTGACGCCGCTGGTCCAGAGCATACTCGTTGCACGGCCGGCGGAGGGCCGCCAACGGTATCTCGCGCTGGACGGCGGGGTGGCGATCGTGAACCGCGATGTGGTCGAAATCGTGTCGCGCCAGGCGGTCGAGAGCGACGATCCGGCCCACCTGGAGGACTCGGTGCTGGCCGAATTCGAGCGCCGGACCGAGGAGGAGAAGAGCAGTTTCGTTGCCTTCGAGAAGATGCGCCTGAGCTTCATGCGCCGACTGCTCGAGCTGGAGAAGGGCTGAGGCGGCGATGCCCGACGAGACACCGGACAGGACAACGGAGTCGGAGAAGCAGCTCATGTCCGCGCTCCGCACACGGCGTCTGCGCCGCGAGAAGAGCGAGCGCGAGGGCGACGAGGGCTTCTGGTCGACCGTCGGGATGATGGGCACGGTAGGATGGTCGGTGATGGTCCCGACGGTGGCCGGCGTGCTGATCGGACGCTGGCTGGACGGCGTTCTGGACTCGGGGCAGGTCTTCCTGGTGTTCTTCCTGCTCGTGGGCCTCACGCTCGGCTGTGTTCTGGCCTGGCGACAGGTAACGGAGAGGATGTAGAGCCATGCTGATGGAGATGGGGCCGCTCGGGTGGGCCGTCTCGCTGGTGGTGGGGTTCCTCGTCGGCGGCCTGCTGTTCCTGTCCATCAAGACGCAGGTCGACTACGTGGTGCACCAGAAGGGACCCACGTGGGTGATGCCCGCGGCGATGTACGCCCGCATGGCCTTCGTGGCCGTCGTGCTCATCCTCACCTCCGTTCTGGTTCCGCCGCAGAAGCTGGCCGGCGCCGTGCTGGGCGCCCTGGTGGGCATCGTGATCGCCCGTGTGCTGGTCTCGCGCATGGTCGGGCGGGCGGCCGCCTCGGAGGACGACGCCCCGGAGGAGGACGCCGATGGCCGCGAGTAGCCTTCCTCTGGCGACGCTCGGTGGACTGGAGCTGCCCCAGAGCGCGGTGACCACCTGGGGCGTGATGCTCGGGCTGGTCGTGCTGGGCCTCGTCCTGCGCGCCCGCCTTTCCGAGCGCAAGCCGGGGCGGCTGCAGAGCGTCCTGGAGATGCTCATGGAGATGCTCTGCAACCTGACGCGCGAGATCGTGCGCGCCGAGCCGGGCCCGTACGTGCCCCTGGTCGCCACGCTCTTCGTGTTTGTGCTCGTGTCGAACCTGCTCGGCATGGTGCCGGGCCTCAGCAGCCCGACCGGCGACTTGAGCGTGACGGCGGCACTGGCGGCGATCGTGTTCTTCTCGGTGCCCGTCTACGGCATCCGCGCTCGGGGTGTGGGACACTATGTGAAGACGTACACGGAGCCGTCGCCGTTCCTTCTGCCCCTGAACCTGCTGAGCGAACTCACGCGCACCCTGGCGCTGGCCATCCGGCTCTTCGGCAACATCATGAGCGGCGAGTTCCTGCTGCTGGTCGTCATCGGCGTCGTCGTGGCCGCGCTGCGCAGCTACGCGCACGTCTTCCTGGTCGCCGTGCTGCCGCTGACGCTGTTCCTCTCCGCCCTCAGCCTGATCGCATCGGTCATCCAGGCGTACATCTTCACGGTGCTCGCGCTCGTCTACATCGGCGCCGCCGTCGAGCGCCGCACGCAGACGGAGCGGGCCGTCGATCCCGAACAGGAGGCAACCGCGTAATCATGGACATCGAGATGATCCGCATTATCGTCGCCGGTCTGACGATGGCCGTCGGCTCGATCGCCCCGGCCCTGGCCGAGGGCAACGCCCTGGCCCAGGCCCTCGAATCGATGGCGCGCCAGCCGGACGCCAGCGGCACGATCAGCCGCACGCTGTTCGTCGGCCTGGCCATGGTCGAGTCGACCGCCATCTACTGCCTGGTCATGGCGTTCATCATCCTCTTCGTCAAGTAGCCGGCCGCCCGGAGACCACCCAACCATGCTGCAATGGACATGGACACGGCTGACTGTCGCGGCCGGCGCGCTGGCCGCCAGCGAGCCGAACCCGCTCGATTTCACCTGGAAGGGCTTCGTGCTTGCGGCGGTCAACTTCCTGATCCTCGTACTCGTCCTCTACCGGCTCCTCCACAAGCCGATCCTGGAGATGCTGGCTCGCAGGCAGAAGGCCATCGACGACGCCCACGAGGCGGCCGAACAGAAGGCCCGGCAGGCCGAGGAGGTCCACGGCGAGTACCGGAAGCGGATCGACGCCATCCAGGAGGAGCGCGACCACGTGCTGGCCGACGCCCGCCAGGCCGCCGAGGAGGCCCGGCACGAGATCGTCCGAAAGGCCCGAGCCCAGGCCGAACGGGAGGTCGCCGGCCTGCAACGCGACTGGGAGCGCCGGCACCGGGAGGCGCTGCGCGGCCTGCGCGACGAGATCGTCGGCGTGTCGCTGGACCTGGCGCGCCGCACGCTCGTGCAGCTCGTCGACGACGACGTCGAGTCCCGCCTGCGCGCCCACGCACGGGAGCGGCTGCAGGAACTGGCCGATTCGTCCGACCGTCGCGCGCGGAAGTCGCTCTTCGCGGCCGGCGGCACGGTGCGGATCATCAGTGCCGCCCCCCTGGCCGACGACGACCGTCGCGCCCTCGGCGACCTCGTTCAGGCCCTCACAGAAGAAACGGCGGAGTTGAGTTTCGAGGACGACCCGGACCTCATTGCGGGCGTGCGTGTCGAGTTCAGCTCGCAGGCCATCGACGCAACGCTGGCCGACGTCCTGGACGCCGTGCGCGAACGCATCGAGGAGTTGGCGCCGGAGGACCGGGCGGCCGAAGAGCCGGAGGCGGCATCGTGAACGCCAGGGACGCCGCCTCCGGAGCCATCGCTGACCTGAAACGCGCCGTCGCCGCCGTGCGCGTCGAACCCCGCATGCGCGAGGTGGGCCGTGTGCTCTATGCCGGAAACGGCATCGCCGTCGTCGCGGGGCTGCCGAACGCCCAGGCCGAGGAGCTGGTCTCCTTCGACAGCGGCGTCATGGGCATCGTGCTCAACCTGGACGAGGAGCAGATCGGCTGCGTCCTGCTCGGCGACGACACCATGGTCTCGGCCGGCGACGGCGTGCGCCGCACGGGCGAAGTCGTGCGCACGCCCGTGGGCGAGCGGCTGCTGGGCCGCATCGTCGACCCGCTGGGGCAACCGCTGGACGGCCTGCCGCCCATCGAGTTCGAGCGCTACATGCCCGTCGAGCGGGAGGCGCCCGCCGTGCTCGCCCGCGCCTCGGTGGCCACGCCCCTGGTCACCGGCATCAAGTCCATCGACGCAATGATCCCCGTGGGACGGGGCCAGCGCGAGCTGATCATCGGCGACCGCAGCACCGGCAAGACCACGATCGGCATCGACGCCATCCTCAGCCAGGCCGACTCCGGCGTCGTCTGCGTCTACGTCGCCATCGGCCAGCGGGCGTCGTCCGTCGCCGGCTTCATTGCCACCCTGCAGCGGCGGGGCGCCATGGACTACACGGTCGTCGTTGCCGCCGACGCCGATTCGCCGCCCGGCATGCGCTACATCGCCCCCTACGCCGGCTGCACCATCAGCGAGTACTTCATGGAGAAGGGGCGCGACACGCTGATCGTCTACGACGACCTGACCAAGCACGCCGCGACCTACCGCGAGATCAGCCTGCTCCTGCGCCGGCCGCCGGGCCGCGAAGCCTATCCCGGCGATGTCTTCTACATCCATTCCCGGCTGCTCGAACGCGCCACACAACTGGACGAAGCGCACGGCGGCGGCTCCCAGACGGCCCTGCCCATCATCGAGACGCAGGCCCAGAACCTCTCGGCCTACATCCCCACGAACCTGATATCCATCACCGACGGCCAGATTTACCTGAGCCCCTCCCTCTACCAGTCCGGCTTCCTGCCCGCCGTCGACATCGGCACCAGCGTCAGCCGCGTCGGCGGCAAGACGCAACTGGCCGCCATGAAGCGCGTCGCCCAGGAGTTGCGCCTCAGCTACACGCAGTTCCAGGAGCTGGAGGAGTTCACCAAGTTCGGCACCACGTTCGAGCCCGAGACCATGCGCACACTGGAGAAGGGCCGACGCCTGCGCGAACTCCTCAAGCAGCCCGCCCACCGGCCCGTGCCGCTCCCGGAGCAGGCGCTGCTGCTGCTCCTGGCCGCCGGCGACGCGCTGACGGACGTGCCCGTCGACCGCGTGGCCGCCTTCGAAGACGCCTTCCGCACCGCCGCGCGCGAACGCCTGGGCGACCTCCTGAGCCGCGTCGGCGAAGGCGAAGCCCCGTCCGACGACGACGCCGCATCGGTGGAGGCGCTCGCCCGGCAGGTGAAGGAGCCGTTCGTCCGGCACGATAAGGAATCCTGACCATGGCGGAGTTGCGCGAGTTGCAGCGCAAGCTGGACAGCATCGGCGCACTCCAGGACGTCGTCCACGCCATGCGGAGCCTCGCGGCCGTCTACGTGCGCCGCGCCGAGGCGACGCTCGAAGCCACCCGCCCGTACGGACAGGCCGTCAACACCGCCCTGCGGTTGGTCATGGAGAAAGCCGGCCTGGGAATCGACCGGGAAGGCGCCGAACGGCCCGCACTCGGCATCGTGTTCGCCAGCGATCAGGGGTTGGCGGGCTCCTTCAACGACCGGGTGGCCGAGGCGGCGCAGCGTTTCCCGAGCGAGCACGGAGCGCCGGTCCGCCTCGTCTGCATCGGCCACCGCGGCGGAGCCGTCCTGGCCCTGCGCGGCCTCGAACCCATGCTCGTGCTGAACGCCCCCACCAGCCTGGAGGGGATCAAGGCCGAGATGCCCGATCTGGCCGCCCGCGTCTTCGGCGCCTTCCAGGAGAGCGGCGCCGAGGAGATCCACTTCGTCTACAATGCCTTCGAATCCGTCGGGCACTCCGCCGCCCGCGTTCGCCGGGTCCTGCCGCCGGTGCACGAGGCCCTGGAACCCGGCCGCGCCTTCCGCTACGAGCCCATCCTGACCGCGCCGCCTCTGGAACTGCTCGACCACCTGGTGGAGGAGTACCTCTTCATCGAACTCTACCAGGCCCTCCTGGAGAGCCACGCCAGCGAGAACGGCGCCCGCCTGACGGCCATGTCCGCCGCCTCCAGCAACGTCGAGGACCGCCTGGAGGAGATCCGGCGGCAATACCAGTCCGTCCGGCAGGACACCATCACGTCCGAACTGATGGACGTCGTCAGCGGCGCCGAGGCCCTGCAGGACGACGGCGGCCTCAGGTGAGGCCGCCGTGGCCGATGCATTGCCCGATGGACGGATCCGACGCTCAGTCGACCAGACCTGCGGCGCGGTAGACCTCCTCGCAGGCCGCCAGCGACTTGAGTGCGTCGTCGCCCGGCGCACGGAACGGCTCCGCGCCGCGCACCCAGCGGCCGAACCCCTCGATCAGCAACGCCCGGGAGTTCCCGTGCACGCCGCCGGCGAAGTCCACCTTCGTCCACTCGCCGCCCGGGATCGTCCTGCCTTCGAACTCGACCTCCTCCTGCACATACACCGGCACGCCCTCGGCATCGGCCGCCTCGAAGTTGATCTGCCCCTTTGTGCCGATCAGCCGCTGCGCGTTGCCGCGCACGCCGCCCGGCACGGCCGAGCCGCCGGCAATCGTGCCGATCCCGCCGCCCGAGAGCTTGACCGCGGCGCCGAACAGGTCCTCGACCTCCACGCCCTCGGGACTGTTGTAGGTGCCGGCCAGCGCCTGCACGTCGACGACCTCCTGACCGCTGACGTAGCGGAAATGGTCCAGCGTGTGGATCGTATTCATGATGAGGAAGCCCCCGCCGGCCGTCCGGCGCCGCAGCCGCCAGTCGGTCTGCGCGCGCTGGCTGTACCCGCCGGTCCAGTAGGTCTCCTTCTTGTAGCTCATCTCGACCAGCACCCAGCCCATCACGCTCCCGATGTGCCCGGCGGCAACGAAGCGGCGTACGGCCTCCGTCCCGGGAATGTAGCGCCGCACGAAGCAGACGCCGAGCAGGCCGCCCGTCTCGGCCGCGCAGTCCACCATGCGCTGCCCCTGCTCGACGGTGCAGGCGATGGGCTTCTCCACCAGCACGTGCTTGCCTGCCCGGAGCGCGGCAATCGCAATCGGCTCGTGCAGGAAGTGCGGGGTGGAGATGATGACGGCCTCCACGTCGTCGCGCGCCAGCAGTTCGTCCTGGCTCGCGCAGGGGGCGGCCCCCCCCACGCGGCCGGCCAGGTCCTGAGCCAGCTCCTGCTTGACGTCGAAGGTGGCGGCCAACTCCGCATTCGCAGCGGCCATCAGTCCTTCAAAGCTCCGTACGGCAATCTCGCCGCAACCGATCATCCCGTAGCGAACCGATTCCTCAGCCACGATTGCTGCCTCCCGTATTCCGGCGCCGTCGGGCGGTGCACCATGCTCCCGCATGCCGGCACATGATACGCCGCGCCGCCGGCAAGGGCAACCGCGACGGTGCGGCGCAATGCGGTCGGCCAAGGTCGGTCTTGACCTTCGGGTAGGGGCCAAAGTAGACTTGATCGCACAGTCATTGCACAGAGATGGGAAGGCTGAGCCCATGGAGTTCACCGAGGTCGTCGCCCGGCGCAGGTCGATCCGCAAGTACTCCCGCCGGGCCGTCTCCGCCCGGAAGCTGCGCTTGATCCAGAAGGCCCTGCAGCTTGCCCCCTCGGGCGGCAACAAGCAGGATTATGCCTTCGTGTTCGTAACGGACCCCGAGAAACGCCGACGGATCGCCGAGCAGGCCGGTCATCAGGACTTCATCGCCGAAGCGCCCGTGATCATGGCCGCCGTCTGCAAGCCGGGGGGCGAGTTCAACGTCGCGATCGCCGTCGATCATCTCATCCTGGCCGCAACGGACCAGAACCTGGGAACATGCTGGATCGGCTGGTTCGAACGCGAGCCCTTGAAGGCGATCCTCGGCATCCCGGATGACCTGCAGGTAGCCATACTGGTGACGATCGGGCATCCGGCGGAGGCTCCGGATGCGCGGCCGCGCAAGCCGCTCGGCCAACTGGTGATGGACAACGAATACCGCCCCGCGTGAGTGAACGGCCGGGCAGTCCTCCGTTGCACCGCACGGGGCGCGTCGGGCCCTGTGGAACGGTCGTGCCCCGTCTGTCGATCTTCCGAGGAAAGCCATGCCATCCCCGACCCCGAAAACGCGTCTCCGCCTGGAACCGCTCGAGGAACGCCTGCTGCTCAACGGCGCGGTGGTCTACGTGGACGATGATTTCGGCCCGGCCACGCCCGGCTGGGGCGTCACCCACTTCGCCCGCATCCAGGACGGGATCGACGCCACCGGCACGAACGACACGATCTACGTGGCCGCCGGCGTCTACTCCGAGAGGGTACGGCTGGGATCGGAGAACGACGGCACGGTCCTCCAGGGCGCCGGCGCCGACGTCACGATCATCGACGGAGGCGGAAGCGGCACCGTCCTGCGCCTCAGGAACTTCGACGGCGGCCGGGTCGCCGGGTTCACAATCCGCAACGGCTCGGCCTCCAACGGCGGCGGCATCAGCGCCGAGTCCGCCGATTCTGTCATCGCCGCCTGCCTCATCACCGACAACGAGGCCGACATGAACGGCGGGGGCCTCTACATCTCCGGGGGCGCGCC is drawn from Candidatus Brocadiaceae bacterium and contains these coding sequences:
- a CDS encoding F0F1 ATP synthase subunit beta, encoding MEQKGRVVGVRGSVVEIEFADGLPTINDAVHVDGPLGRVVVEVQQHVSLTRVRGIAMSSTAGLSRGIEATATGRPITVAVGDATLGRMINVLGAPIDDGAPIDDGAPIGEGDRRPIHARGPSVSEQRTESEVFSTGMKVIDLLAPLSKGGKAGMFGGAGVGKTVLIMELIRNTVEAYSGIAVFAGVGERSREGYELYHEMSEAGVLGKTVLVFGQMNEPPGARFRVAFTAMTVAESFRDDQGLDVLLLVDNVFRYVQAGSEISGLLGRLPSRVGYQPTLSTEMAALQERIASTHRGSITSIQAVYVPADDLTDPAAAETFSHLDASITLSRDMASEGLYPAVDPLDSSSKLLSPEVVGERHYRIARAVRETIAHYRSLKDIISMLGLEELSADDQRVVHRARRLSRFLTQPFFVTEQFTGRPGKRVEIEETLAGCEAILDGEFDDAPESALYMIGGADEARAAARRGEDG
- a CDS encoding F0F1 ATP synthase subunit C, encoding MDIEMIRIIVAGLTMAVGSIAPALAEGNALAQALESMARQPDASGTISRTLFVGLAMVESTAIYCLVMAFIILFVK
- a CDS encoding nitroreductase; the protein is MEFTEVVARRRSIRKYSRRAVSARKLRLIQKALQLAPSGGNKQDYAFVFVTDPEKRRRIAEQAGHQDFIAEAPVIMAAVCKPGGEFNVAIAVDHLILAATDQNLGTCWIGWFEREPLKAILGIPDDLQVAILVTIGHPAEAPDARPRKPLGQLVMDNEYRPA
- the atpB gene encoding F0F1 ATP synthase subunit A, encoding MAASSLPLATLGGLELPQSAVTTWGVMLGLVVLGLVLRARLSERKPGRLQSVLEMLMEMLCNLTREIVRAEPGPYVPLVATLFVFVLVSNLLGMVPGLSSPTGDLSVTAALAAIVFFSVPVYGIRARGVGHYVKTYTEPSPFLLPLNLLSELTRTLALAIRLFGNIMSGEFLLLVVIGVVVAALRSYAHVFLVAVLPLTLFLSALSLIASVIQAYIFTVLALVYIGAAVERRTQTERAVDPEQEATA
- a CDS encoding ATP synthase subunit, translating into MPDETPDRTTESEKQLMSALRTRRLRREKSEREGDEGFWSTVGMMGTVGWSVMVPTVAGVLIGRWLDGVLDSGQVFLVFFLLVGLTLGCVLAWRQVTERM
- a CDS encoding F0F1 ATP synthase subunit alpha: MNARDAASGAIADLKRAVAAVRVEPRMREVGRVLYAGNGIAVVAGLPNAQAEELVSFDSGVMGIVLNLDEEQIGCVLLGDDTMVSAGDGVRRTGEVVRTPVGERLLGRIVDPLGQPLDGLPPIEFERYMPVEREAPAVLARASVATPLVTGIKSIDAMIPVGRGQRELIIGDRSTGKTTIGIDAILSQADSGVVCVYVAIGQRASSVAGFIATLQRRGAMDYTVVVAADADSPPGMRYIAPYAGCTISEYFMEKGRDTLIVYDDLTKHAATYREISLLLRRPPGREAYPGDVFYIHSRLLERATQLDEAHGGGSQTALPIIETQAQNLSAYIPTNLISITDGQIYLSPSLYQSGFLPAVDIGTSVSRVGGKTQLAAMKRVAQELRLSYTQFQELEEFTKFGTTFEPETMRTLEKGRRLRELLKQPAHRPVPLPEQALLLLLAAGDALTDVPVDRVAAFEDAFRTAARERLGDLLSRVGEGEAPSDDDAASVEALARQVKEPFVRHDKES
- a CDS encoding Gfo/Idh/MocA family oxidoreductase, which translates into the protein MAEESVRYGMIGCGEIAVRSFEGLMAAANAELAATFDVKQELAQDLAGRVGGAAPCASQDELLARDDVEAVIISTPHFLHEPIAIAALRAGKHVLVEKPIACTVEQGQRMVDCAAETGGLLGVCFVRRYIPGTEAVRRFVAAGHIGSVMGWVLVEMSYKKETYWTGGYSQRAQTDWRLRRRTAGGGFLIMNTIHTLDHFRYVSGQEVVDVQALAGTYNSPEGVEVEDLFGAAVKLSGGGIGTIAGGSAVPGGVRGNAQRLIGTKGQINFEAADAEGVPVYVQEEVEFEGRTIPGGEWTKVDFAGGVHGNSRALLIEGFGRWVRGAEPFRAPGDDALKSLAACEEVYRAAGLVD